The sequence below is a genomic window from Lolium perenne isolate Kyuss_39 chromosome 4, Kyuss_2.0, whole genome shotgun sequence.
tcttctggttcttgcgcCGGCCGCGACGCTTTGCTGCCTCGATGATTTTCTCCTCCGGGGAGAGaaccttctttgccgccttcggctttgcctcccggccgccgccggtggcggcccgctttgcttccgccggagctgcagcctccattgtggctatggtcctggctacgggggagtgtggggcaGCGGCAAGTGCGAGGAtttgctccgcatccatggcggtggctgcggcggcgaggacgtccatcgcttctggactgctcgcgccggtctagtttgCAATTTCGCGCGGGGAATGACCACTGGCGGGAATAACAACGGCCTCCTGCCACTGACGAGCGGGGCCTACATCTTTTTCGGGGGACACTCCGCGCGACCGCCGagcatccgcggagacgcaaacctggtgcggggcgccaggtttgcgtctccgcggacggcccggtcactttgtgtcgccccgctggagcaggccccagacgcatttccgatcatggcggacgaaaacggtcgctgagcgaccgtttgcgtcgcgccgctggagatgccctaaggcctTGTTTGGAAACATTAGATTTCAGTGTATGGTAGTGTATTCTTCACCGTGTTTTGGATGGACACCCGATTCACTTCTCCAGGCCATGaaacgtgatacgtctccaacgtatctataatttcttatgttccatgctagttttatgacaatacctacatggtttattcatactttatatcattttgatgcattttctggtactaacctattaacaagatgccgaagcgtcagttcctgttttctgatgtttttggttttagaaatcctacacaggaaatattctcggaattggacgaaacaaaagcccacggccctattttccacggattgttccagaacatcgaagaagagtcggagacggccagcaggggggccaccccatagggcggcgcggccaggcccacaggcgcgcccaggtgtggggaggccaccccctggctcccccgacgctgcctcttcgcctgtaTATTCCTTCGtttcggaaaaccctagtaccgagagccaaaatacgagaaaagtcacagagacgccgccgccgtcaaccccatctcgggggttctgaagatcacctccggcaccctgccggagaggggaatcatcaccggagggctctacatcaccatgcccacctccggactgatgcatgagtagttcatcttggactatgggtccatatcagtagctagatggttgtcttctcctattgtgccatcatgtttagatcttgtgagctgcctatcatgatcaagatcatcttattgtaatgctacatgttgtttttgttgggatccgatgaatatggaatactttgtcaagttgattatcgatctatcatatatgtgttgtttatgatcttgcatgctcttcgttgctagtagaggctctggccaagttgatacttgtaactccaagagggagtatttatgctagatagtgggttcatgcctccattgaatctgggacagtgacagaaagttctaacgttgtggatgtgctgttgccactagggataaaatatcaatgctttgtctaaggatatttatattgtttacattacgcaaagtacttaatgcaattgtctgttgtttggaacttaatactggaaggggtgcggatgctaacctgaaggtggactttttaggcatagatgcatgctggatggcggtctatgttctttgtcgtaatgccctaagtaaatctcatagtagtcatcatgatatgtatgtgcattgttatgccctctctatttgtcaattgcccaactgtaatttgttcacccaacatgttatttatcttactggagagacaccactagtgaactgtggacaccggtccatttttcttttacatctgaaatacaacctactgaaatcattgttctctgttgttctttgcaagcaaacatcattctccacaccgtacgtttaattctttgttttcagcgagccggtgagattgacaacctcactgttaagttggggcaaaatattttaattgtgttgtgcaggttccacgttggcatcgaaatccctggtgttgcgccgcactacactctttcaccaacaaccttcacgtggccttcatctcctactggttcgataaccttggtttcttactgagggaaaactcgttgCTGTACGTATTatatcttcctcttggggttcccaatggacgtgtgctttatCGTCACAAGCAACTACTTCGCTGACGCCGTCGTCGGGGAGGAATCAACACTCCATCACCGTCACGCGCTATCAAAACGCGAGTGAAAAAAATGCGGCACCCACCTCGCGTCTGAAAATCAGCTCAACCCAACGTCTTTTCAGGAGTATACTTGGGCTTACATGCTACAAAACGGGCTGCGAAATAGCTATGAAGTGTATTTTCGAGTAAATGGATAGGCTGGTATGATACGCGTATATCCACCTAGAAACCGGGCAACCAAACAAAGCCTGGTCTCGTTCGGTTGCATGGGGTTAGTTACACTAGTGGTTTCATCCCTACGGGGCTTCGGGTGAACACGAACCATCACCCTAATCCCGGTTGCCCATCTCTACACGTTCCCGACTTTACATTTGCATTCGGTTAATCCCTCTCTGCATGCTACGCACCAGGCAGCACAGTTGCCAGACAGATACAAGAAGCAATTGTCATCAGATACAGTTGTACTTAAATATGGTTGCACAGTCGCCAGAAACAGCAAGCAAGCAACGCAGTTTTACTTAAATATAGTTGATAATAAAAAGATCCTAGAAGATCCATCCGATTTTTTAGGGGAAAACAACAAATTTCAGCAAATTAATACAAATATATATTTTGCTTTTCCGCAGTAAAGCACATAAACTGATCCAATACACAACACCCTTGCCCATCTTCTTCAGTTCTTCTGGAGCTTCAAAATAATTTAAGTGACTTTACCTGTAGAAAGAAGCTAATGACAAAATAATTCTCACAAGTAATGACAAAACAATCACGTGTGCAGCACTACCAAACACCCACCACTATCTATCACCAAATATCTTAGTGCAAGTGTGTATATATGCACGCAACTCTTCCTTTGTACTGATCTGCTACAAGTAACATCTATCATCTACAGAGTGAGAACGTTTTGGATAATCTAAAACAGAGAACCTTGCAATCAGAAAGAAGAAAAGTTCTCATGCAGGACCTAAGACAATTATTGAGAAAAGTTTGAGCCTCTACCAATTATTGATAGTAGCTACTGGACAACAATTCATCATGCTATTACATAAAATTAGCTAATGGACAATAATTCATCATGCTATTACATAAAATTAGGTATTATTATCACAGTAACTAATGCAAGCTAGCATATCAGTGTAGAAAAGCATTAATATGAGCTAAAGTCCAAGGTAAGCTAGTGTATCAGTGTAGAGAATGCATACAAGAAGAGAGTTTACCTTTCCTAGGCCATTTCGCCTTGCAGCCACATGAGAGCAGTATCCATATCAACGCAAATGAAGAGCTCGCGATTGTCAGCATTCTTAAAGACTTGTAGGGCTTTGACCTTCTCCTCTCGTGACAATCCCATTGTGTTTAGCCGAGCCACACAGTTCTTGATTGAGTACTCATCTATGTTCGCGATTTGCTTGCTCTCGACCTGCTTCGTTTTGATCTCAATGTACTTCTccatcatagcagcaatatctccATTTGGCCGGCGCTTCATGGGTTCATTTTCAGTACTTGTTGATGGTGCAGCAGACACCGTGGGCCGAGCCTCCCCGTTCCCAACAAAGTTCTCCATCATACTAGCCTCTTGCATCCCTCCTTGTGTATCATCCACCAAGGTCTCTGCAATATCATGATGGGAATGTGTCGCCTCTACATAACTGACCTCGGGATTGACCTCCACTTGTGTGTGCTGTGTTGGTTTAGTGGAAGTGAAGTTGTAGTTTCCCTCGGCAAGATGTTCATCATATAGCTCTCCCAAGGCATCAAAGAGGGGAAAAGCCTTGTTGCTACGGAACTTCCCGATCTTAGGAAATGACTGCACAATATAAATGAACACATGAGTGATGCATATTGTTATAAGGAATGAATATAAGCATGAAAGGAGCAATACAAACTATCTTACAATGATGAGCTTGTCCCACAACTCTGGATCAGCTTCAATCATACACCGTTTCTCATTCCACGAAACCCCACTCTGGTGTCTAGCCTCCTTGAGCATCTTGTACTCTCTCTTcaactccttctccttctccttgtcTTGGATCTGGCCCTTTGTGTAATTCTTGTATGGATGGTTATCATGGAATTTCTTGGTAATCATGTTCCAAACATCGGTGGACCATCCATTCTGCCCACGATATTGTGGAGTATTGTGCTCATGGAGCAAATCCACAAGAGCCTTCTCTAGGTCTGCTTTCCAAGAGACCCTAGCTGTTTGAGAAAAAAGTCAAGTTCACAGTAAGCTACACATTATAAAGAAGTCAAGTTCACAGTAAGCTACACATTATAAAGAATCATATCATCATCAtccccctcttcctcctcctctctctTCCTAATCCGATCCGTAATTCTCAAAGCCATCTACCTTAGTTTGAAAGATGTAGATTTAAATACCATAAACACAAACACACCGAGTATAATTGCAGCTAAATACCACAATACTCAATTACACTTTTACACTCAACAGGTTAGTACTGCCTCAACACATCAGACTTGTAGCAACTGCAATCACTTCATCCATCTCCAACTGTGGAGTATGGAGTGATGAATTAATATAGTACAAGAAAGATAAGTGTGCGTAAACAATCGAGCAAATTTTCTACTTCAATTGAAACACAGCTCTGTAATTGGTTCAGAAGAAAGAAAAATCTTGCTATCAAGCTTATGTGTCATTGTTTGGCAGTCATTTTGCATGTTGGATTACAATAACAGAAAAAAAAGATACAACAAGAACTGATTATTTTGGGATTCTCGGATCAATTCACCAATGCTTAAATTGGAACATCATTTGTATTGAGTCCTAGAGATCATTTGTATTGCATCAACAGTTGACTAGACAACCATATGAACAAACATAAACTATAACATGCACATGGATGTGAACATCACTGTACAGCCTAGGTGAACATCTAGACGGTAACATTCCACATCAAACAAAATATTAACAAAACCATGCTAGAGCAGTATTTTCAAACTGTGAGATACAGATCGGACCATAGGAATAACGCTAGAGTAATCTCTGGTTCAACATCTCACCCTGTACAACATCTACCAGCTAAATCTCTGGTTCATCCCGAGCAGATCGAAGCCAGATCGAAACAACACTACTGGGACCAACCAACACGAACAAGCCAGAAAAGAAGAAGAGGcggaggggaggaggaggagattaTTTACCTTCTACCGGCTAGCGTCGGAGGCGGGGAAGAGGAACCTCTCCGGCTAGGGCTTCGGTCGGGCTCCGCGGCGGCGTCGCGTCAAGGAAGGGCAGCGTCAGCTCATCTCCTCCAGCCAGCCAATGTCTAGTCGCCGCCATTGTCCCCTCAAACCCTCCGTTccagtcgccgccgccgccattatCGCGTCGCGCTCGGGAGTCGGGATGCTATCCACAGGCCGAGCCTAGCGTTTCTAAAAACCGGCCAAAACAGAGGGTTTCGTACAAAACCGGGCGGGGCAGAAAACCAGCGAGGTTTAACCGAACAGGTCTCCAGCGTGGGCCGGTATTTTACCCCCCGGGGCCCAACCCCGGTGTGACCACGTGTATCTGGGCCCAAAACCGGTCGGGTAGGGagcaaccgaacgaagcctaactACATGCCCATTGTACTCTCGGTCGACCTACCAGCCCATATGGGCCGGCCCCACCCGCCTCTCTACGAAAGGCGAGCGAAAAGGGgattcctatacaccgaccaggtcggtggctaccaGGCATCGCACACCCCTGATCGGGTATGGGCCTGGCCCATGATTcgctttttcattttttttcatttttttcgtttATGCTttctccttttttgttttttttttctgttttttctgttttttcttttctgGTTCTTTTTTTTTCAGATTCGAAAAAGTTCAAATTATAAAATAGTTCATATTTTAAAaacgttcaaacatggaaaatactTAATTGTGAAAATTATTCGAATTTAATTTTTGTTcgtattaaaaaatgttcaaattaattttttccttttttattaaaaaatgttcaaattaaatTTTTTTagtattaaaaaatgttcaaattaaaaaaatcgtatccaaaaatgttcaaattttgaaatcaaaATTTAAAACTGAAATGTTGGAAAAActgttcaaaatttgaaaatatttagaacaaaagcccgaattttaaaaaaaatattaaaacaaaattgtaaaacttcgcattcaaaaatattttagcttttaaaaaagtaaaaaagaaaaggcagaaaaagaaaaggaaaaaccgaaaaaaataaagaaaaagtgaAAGGAAACGTTGGGCCGGCCGCCGGCCCAAACCACCCGCCTGGGAGGTGTGCGGCGCTTGGTCCGTGCCGAGCAGGTCGGCATACAGCACCCCCGAGCGAAAACCCCACCCGCCTCCCGCCCGATTCCCCAAACTCCCCGCCGGCAGCCCTTTCGCTGGTGGCCATGTCGGCCGCCGCCGTCGACGGCCCTCCGTCGTCGCAGCCACCCCCACCGCCCACCGTACAATCCGTCCTCCACCTAGCCTCCCGCGACCCCTCCGCCGCGGTCCCCCTCCTGCGCGCTCTCCCCCCTCCCGCCCTCGCCGAcctcctcttctccctctccgccGCCTCCCCGCCGAACCACCTCTCCCTCCTCCCAGCCCTGCTCTCCCTCTCGCCACCCccctccgccgcctccgccgtcTTCTCCTCCCTCCTCAACGCGCCCAGCTGGCCCACCCCGGCCctcctcgccgtcgcctcccTCCTGCGCGACCTCCCCGCGCCATTCCGGTCCCGCGTCCCCGACTGCCTCGCCAAGGTACTCTCCCTCCTCCCCACCGCCGACGTCCAGGACCTCCCCGCGCTCGCCTaccagctcctcctcctcgcctccaAGCCGCTCCACCCCCGCGCCGTCCTCGCGGGCCTCCTTCGCTTCTTCGGCACTCGCCGTGCGCGCGCCCCGCCGTCCATCGCACGGCAGGTCGAGGGGACTGTGCTCATGCACGTCGCCTTCGCGGTTAAGCAGGACCCTGCACTGGCAAGGGAGGTACTAGCCGCCGTCAAGGCCGACGCGGCGGGCGTGCTCAGTGGGTTCGCCGTCGCGGTACTGCTGTCCGTGGCACGCGTGCGGAGATTCAGCGACGGCGCCGTGGGCGTGCTCCGGGACGCTGCCGCTACCTCACGCCGGGATTATCGCATGTCCAGGTGAGGGCAATCCTTGTTTAATTCTGATGTACTACTATTTAGCCTAGATGTTTGCTCTGATTTCCTGGTTTCGTATTTGGTGTCTTCCAGGCGCTGCAAGTGGTTGCCGGATTGCCTCAAAGAGGAAAGCACGCGGACTGCTCATTGCGTCGAGAAGGCATTACTGAAAGCCGTGAGGATATTGTATTTTGGATCTGTGATGTGAACTGCTAACTGATCATATATAGGATTTCTAACTCTCTTCATCGAGATTGTAATTTGGGCCTAATATGAATGCAGGTCCATGAGAGCATTGGTGGGAGGGAGCATGTTGTTCCAAGCATCGTTCAGGTAGGGTTTCTCTTGTTAGGAGCCTCAGATGGTGACCGAGGGGAGGAAGATGCTCCGGGTCAAGGTGTTATGAGCACTGGAGAAATAGGTGTTAATATGCTCAAGTCATTGTTTGAGATCCACGAAATGGCACGGACTGAGGTATGATTAAGGCAGTCTCATCTTTTTTGTTGATTAGTATGTCAGTTACTGCTTACCTGCTCGATTCGTTTAATATGATGACATAGCATGTTTCCATTTGGTTTCCCTGATGTCAGATAATTGAACAATGCAAGTTCCGGATTCTCTCAGCAAAGCCTCAGCAATGCGCACCAGTTCTTCGGTAACAGAAGCTCGAAATCCCGTTGATACCTTTTGGACTGTATTCTTTTCCTCATAAAACCATCCTTTTCCTACAGGTTGCTTGGACTGTTAGTCCGGAGCCATCCATTTCCAATGGTAGAATATGTTGCACACCTGAAGGAGTTGCTGGATTATTTTGCCTTCATGAATGACAAGATATCGACAGGTCTCATCAATTGCATCTTGCCACTCACAAAGTTCAACCGTGATCTTAAGGTCTGTGATTTTCACATTGTTCCATGTTTTTGTGGTTGTAAAACAAGCATAATCATCATAATGGAATTTAATTTTCAGGATTACATAATATTGGTTGTAAGGAAGGCCATGTTCAAGCGGGAGGATGCTATCCGGATTGCTGCCACAAATGCTATAGTTGAGCTGATTGTTACAGAAAGCGAGTATAGGAATAATGAAGCTAATCCTCTTCAAGACTCATCAAGTCAACCGAGCTCTAGCCAGCTACCTGAAATACATCAAGAGGTTGGCGGGGTCCTCTTTCAAGAATTAAGTGGGTTGCTTCGGAGATGTCTTTCTCAGCAGGTATCACTTGCTTTACAAATTAAAGAGTACTTCTATCTTTCATCTCTAGTAGTGCAAATATTGTTCCTAATATCTCTATTCTGCTATTACAGGTTAGAGTCAAAATGGTCCTGTACGAGGGTCTCATTCGAATAGTTACCTCTGATCCAGCTGTTGCAGATAGTGTCCTCGAtttcctgtggccccacttcctaaACTATTACATAGAAGTAAAACTACCTAAGAAATTCTTGTGTCTACTTCTGTCTGTTTGGTAGTAGGGTAGATTCATTCTTTTAGCAAAGCCTAATAAAGTTGTTCTAATGGGATATTGTTGCCTGAATTGCTTCAGGATGCAGAATGCCCCCTCAAAATGGATTCATGCTTTAAAGTTGAGGATGCCAAAGTATGCATCGTGGAACCTCTGGATTGCCTACTGTCATGTGTCTCGTGCATTCTTCGAGTTCAGCAAAACAGTAAATGTTCGCGACCAAATGATGCATATTGGAAGTGTTTTGGTTTTGCTCCTACGCAGGATAATGAGGTTTGCTCTTTCCTCATTTTGAAATCCTCAACTGAAGGCTTTAAACATATTATACTTATGACCTAAGGTACTGTCAGGATGGAAGATCCTCGTCAAGGGACTTGTTCATGAAAGGATTATCAAATATCCAAAAGTATTTGAGGAAATGTATCACAGAAGGTTTGTGACAAAGGCAGCTCATTGGTGATTAACTGTCTTATTCTATATGACACATACTTTTGTGCTTACAGTTTATTGATTTATAATAGATCAAAAAGGACAGACCCAAGAAGCTGGTTCTACTTCATCATCTTTGGAGATAGTTCATTGTAATAACACTGGTATGCCTGGAATCATAGAGGTTTTTGTTGATTTTGCCGCTTCAAAACTAGCGGAAGCTTCTGATGAATCGAAGGAGAAGTTAGAAAAAGAAATACTGGAGCTCGTTCATGCACACAGTATCTTTGAGAGGAAAACAAGCAAGAACAGGGAGAAAGTTGCGCGAGGAAGAGGGGATTCAAGAGGTGCTCCAGACAGGCAGACCAATGAACCCAAGGAAAATTCAAATGCTTCTTTCCCGAAATTAcatgaaaagagggggaaatttaCGAATTCAAGTTTGTATGAACTCTTAGTGATGTGTGTCAAACTGTGCAATGCTGATAATTATGATAAATGCAGTCAGCGTCCTAGCCAATCTAAGTTGAACCAGTGGTCCAGTCTATTATCTTTTGTACTGAAAGCCTGTCTTGAAATGTTCAGATCACTTACAGCTAAGGCCAGTGATGTGACCATTGGAAATCTAAGAAGAATGATGTATGAAGATGTAAAAAAGTTAGCGCAGCCAATTGTGAAGCTCATTTGGTGGCTTATGTTTGATTCAGAGAATGGTGGATTCAAGAACACAACCCAAGGGAAGAAAACAGTTGAAAACAAAAGGGATCAATTATATCTGGCATTGGCATGCTTTAAAGAACTGTTTAAATTGAGTGTATCAGAAGATTGTTCAAGTGACATGATTGAACTTCTGATATCTTTGGCTCCTTCAAATATAGAGGATATGTTGGACGCTGACCAGCTTGTTGACAATGATGCCACTGAGAATCCAGAAAACAGAGGCACTAATGTGTTTCTGAACATATTGAAGATGTTATATGCCCGAGCTCTTTCCCAATCCCTTTTACGGGAATCTGAGGTAAGTCTAATGGTAATTTGAGGAGGATTTGAACGCATGATGGATTGTGTTTCACTGGAACATTATTataaatatgatgattataaATATGATGATTATTCGCATGGATTTAGCATAATAAGCATAATCACACTAGATGCTAATGCTTCTGCACCATCCATTTCTTTGGAAATATTCACACACGCCTCCTAGTTCGCATGTCCCTTGTTGGCCCATTTATGTTTTTACAGGCAGCAGTTGTGCCACAGTTCAATTTTACGTGATGTAGATAAGTTGATGTTTTCATATTTATGATAGTCATGAACAAAAGCTCTGTTCAACCGTGAGATATCTTACCCGCCCAAACTTGCTGTTTTCAGTTCTTGAGTGATTTGATTTTGTTTGTTTTAAGCACGTGTGAGTGAGGCATGCCAGAGACGATGTTACATAATCCTCATTGAAGATAGAAGTGAATGGTTGGATCTTAATTGTTTGCTTTGGTAGATAAACTATTTTTCTCACATTAAAAACTAATGTCTGTGTTCATTTCTGCAGCCTGTAACTGAATTGATTTTTGGCGTATCAAGGAAACTGCATCCTGAACGAAGGCATCTTATCGGACATTGGGCTGCAGGCTTATGTAGAAAGAAAACTGTCCAAAACCCAAGCACTGCACAAGAGGTGGTAAAACTCGCTGTCCATCTTATGACAGCTCCAGATGACATGATTCTTGTGCATGAGATGGCAACAGAGTTGGAGAAATTAGCCTCTGGAGACGAGGACTCTAGAGATTCTTCTGAGGCATTTCTTATTGTCAATTGTAAAACAAAAAATTCGCTTGCTGCTGTCTTCCTTCATATGGTGGAGTCATCTCTTATTGAACTGGAATGGTGTCTTGGTAAGCTTAAGGCAATGCTTACATTAGGTTATGGTTCTTCTAACGTTGATGAGGATCAACCAGCAGATGAAAGGATGCAAAGAGTATTTTGGGAGGAAGCACTCTACTCAAGATCAACATCAGTAGTCCACGTCCTTTCGTCTTTCACTCATATGAGCCTCAAAGGTATGTTGAGAAGGTTTAATAAGACCTCCTTTACTGTTCCATTTCTCCATGCACCCTGATTTTACATCTGCATTCTCAGATTCTCAAGCAGAACAGTTTCTGAAACTGACTGCGAAGTTCTACAAGCTCTTGGCCAGCATGTCAAAGTCTCAGATTGCACCTAAGGGTTATAAGCAGTTCATACCTGGTCTCAAATTCCAGAAACTGGCAGAAGTAACTTGCAGGATGCTTACTGCTCCACTTTACAAGTTTGTCGCAACGCATCAAGAGGTCTGTGCTACTCTATATACACCATCGGTGTTTATTGCTTACATGACCTCAGTTAAAatattttatgtttttttttctttatcTTTATTCTTTGGTTACAGAATCAGCAACCACACAAAAAAGGGACCCTTGCCAAGATCAAAAGGGAGAGCAAGTGCATTCCTGATCTTATTTTCCAGGTCGAAGATTATGAGAAGTATCTAATCCAGTTAAGCAAGCTCGCAAAGGTGAACCTTTTGAGGTATGCCAAGCGCAGCGTAGCAAGAGATTTTCGGATACAACCAAAGGAGAAAGCTGCAGAAGAAGAACGTGAGGAGAAATCTGAGgaagaacaacatgaagagaattcTACTCCAGTCAGCGCCGCATCACCTGAGAGTGACCCCGGCGAGGATGGGGAAGAAGGTCAAGATGATCCTGCCGATGAAAACCTGCAGGCCAGTAGTGCACAACCTGATGATGCCGTCCAAGATTCTGAATCTGATGGAGAAGAGGAGGAAATGCCAGCACAAAGGCAGAGAGCCAAGACAAATCAAATGGTCCAAGATTCTGAATCTGATGGAGAAGAGGAGGGAACATTTGCACGAAGGAAGAGAGCCAAGACAAACCAAACGGTCCAAGATTCTGAATCTGATGGAGAAGAGGAGGAAATATTATCACGAAGGAAGAGAGCCAAGAGAAACCAAATCGTTGA
It includes:
- the LOC139839350 gene encoding uncharacterized protein yields the protein MATSERAAGGEFGESGGRRVGFSLGARVSWKADLEKALVDLLHEHNTPQYRGQNGWSTDVWNMITKKFHDNHPYKNYTKGQIQDKEKEKELKREYKMLKEARHQSGVSWNEKRCMIEADPELWDKLIISFPKIGKFRSNKAFPLFDALGELYDEHLAEGNYNFTSTKPTQHTQVEVNPEVSYVEATHSHHDIAETLVDDTQGGMQEASMMENFVGNGEARPTVSAAPSTSTENEPMKRRPNGDIAAMMEKYIEIKTKQVESKQIANIDEYSIKNCVARLNTMGLSREEKVKALQVFKNADNRELFICVDMDTALMWLQGEMA
- the LOC127331580 gene encoding uncharacterized protein, with the translated sequence MSAAAVDGPPSSQPPPPPTVQSVLHLASRDPSAAVPLLRALPPPALADLLFSLSAASPPNHLSLLPALLSLSPPPSAASAVFSSLLNAPSWPTPALLAVASLLRDLPAPFRSRVPDCLAKVLSLLPTADVQDLPALAYQLLLLASKPLHPRAVLAGLLRFFGTRRARAPPSIARQVEGTVLMHVAFAVKQDPALAREVLAAVKADAAGVLSGFAVAVLLSVARVRRFSDGAVGVLRDAAATSRRDYRMSRRCKWLPDCLKEESTRTAHCVEKALLKAVHESIGGREHVVPSIVQVGFLLLGASDGDRGEEDAPGQGVMSTGEIGVNMLKSLFEIHEMARTEIIEQCKFRILSAKPQQCAPVLRLLGLLVRSHPFPMVEYVAHLKELLDYFAFMNDKISTGLINCILPLTKFNRDLKDYIILVVRKAMFKREDAIRIAATNAIVELIVTESEYRNNEANPLQDSSSQPSSSQLPEIHQEVGGVLFQELSGLLRRCLSQQVRVKMVLYEGLIRIVTSDPAVADSVLDFLWPHFLNYYIEDAECPLKMDSCFKVEDAKVCIVEPLDCLLSCVSCILRVQQNSKCSRPNDAYWKCFGFAPTQDNEDGRSSSRDLFMKGLSNIQKYLRKCITEDQKGQTQEAGSTSSSLEIVHCNNTGMPGIIEVFVDFAASKLAEASDESKEKLEKEILELVHAHSIFERKTSKNREKVARGRGDSRGAPDRQTNEPKENSNASFPKLHEKRGKFTNSSLYELLVMCVKLCNADNYDKCSQRPSQSKLNQWSSLLSFVLKACLEMFRSLTAKASDVTIGNLRRMMYEDVKKLAQPIVKLIWWLMFDSENGGFKNTTQGKKTVENKRDQLYLALACFKELFKLSVSEDCSSDMIELLISLAPSNIEDMLDADQLVDNDATENPENRGTNVFLNILKMLYARALSQSLLRESEPVTELIFGVSRKLHPERRHLIGHWAAGLCRKKTVQNPSTAQEVVKLAVHLMTAPDDMILVHEMATELEKLASGDEDSRDSSEAFLIVNCKTKNSLAAVFLHMVESSLIELEWCLGKLKAMLTLGYGSSNVDEDQPADERMQRVFWEEALYSRSTSVVHVLSSFTHMSLKDSQAEQFLKLTAKFYKLLASMSKSQIAPKGYKQFIPGLKFQKLAEVTCRMLTAPLYKFVATHQENQQPHKKGTLAKIKRESKCIPDLIFQVEDYEKYLIQLSKLAKVNLLRYAKRSVARDFRIQPKEKAAEEEREEKSEEEQHEENSTPVSAASPESDPGEDGEEGQDDPADENLQASSAQPDDAVQDSESDGEEEEMPAQRQRAKTNQMVQDSESDGEEEGTFARRKRAKTNQTVQDSESDGEEEEILSRRKRAKRNQIVEDSESDEEAEDE